The following coding sequences lie in one Alicyclobacillus curvatus genomic window:
- a CDS encoding YojF family protein yields the protein MKSIDCTEVQRYLESFVETDVYMHLETTNGSYAALRDDNAMSVCVFIRNDTVNFSRASIKGTGPYRVGLKLDKGWVYATGLTDFEVTGRGELLLAGHDSEGRLAVGLELSHQPFVD from the coding sequence ATGAAATCAATCGATTGCACAGAAGTACAGCGATACCTGGAGTCATTCGTCGAGACGGATGTGTACATGCATCTCGAAACCACTAACGGGAGCTATGCTGCACTGCGCGATGACAATGCCATGTCGGTATGCGTATTTATCCGTAACGATACCGTGAACTTTAGTCGAGCCTCCATCAAGGGCACAGGCCCTTACCGTGTTGGGCTGAAACTGGACAAGGGCTGGGTGTATGCGACGGGATTGACTGATTTTGAGGTGACCGGTAGAGGTGAACTGCTGCTAGCGGGTCATGATTCCGAAGGGAGACTCGCTGTTGGTCTGGAGCTAAGCCACCAGCCATTCGTTGATTAA
- the bshB2 gene encoding bacillithiol biosynthesis deacetylase BshB2 — protein sequence MNERVVAIYPHPDDETFGKGGMLALHVKQGDSVSVVCATLGQMGRNMGKPFFANRESLSKIRAKELRAACDALGISDLRLLGLHDKTVEFEDPEHVASLLLDIIRELRPTRIYSYYPGHGVHPDHDALAEATMLAVSKLPEGERPVIYASAITKNRLEVIGSPDVEVDVSAGYEEKLNAMRAHRSQSEAQLKRMEQEIEKSPERRNEIEASLKKEHYWILTV from the coding sequence ATGAACGAACGGGTTGTTGCAATTTATCCCCATCCGGATGATGAGACCTTTGGTAAGGGGGGTATGCTCGCCCTGCACGTCAAGCAAGGAGACAGCGTCAGTGTCGTTTGCGCGACACTAGGGCAAATGGGGCGAAACATGGGAAAGCCGTTTTTTGCGAACCGTGAGTCCCTCTCGAAAATCCGTGCCAAAGAACTGCGAGCCGCGTGTGATGCGCTCGGCATTTCAGACCTCAGGTTACTGGGTCTTCATGACAAGACCGTTGAATTTGAAGACCCTGAACATGTTGCGAGCCTGCTTCTCGACATAATACGTGAGTTGCGCCCCACTCGGATCTACAGTTACTACCCTGGTCATGGAGTGCATCCAGATCATGATGCCCTTGCCGAGGCGACCATGTTGGCTGTCTCCAAGCTTCCAGAAGGAGAGCGTCCCGTTATCTATGCATCCGCGATTACCAAGAACAGGCTTGAAGTCATCGGATCTCCAGACGTAGAGGTGGATGTTAGCGCAGGATATGAGGAAAAACTCAATGCCATGAGAGCACATCGCTCGCAGTCCGAAGCACAACTGAAGAGGATGGAACAAGAGATTGAGAAATCCCCGGAGCGAAGGAATGAAATTGAGGCTTCCTTGAAAAAGGAACATTATTGGATACTTACCGTTTGA
- a CDS encoding extracellular solute-binding protein: protein MRWNVNKSAAKVSMAVITGTMLVTVTACGSTGSNGNQGSSNQQSNSGSSNSSGQTSTAPENLVIYTARNSTVINAVIPQFEKEYPNIKVQALNLPPQQILQRVQNEKANPQADFWWGGTQAQFQTAANEGLLQSESPSFASQIPANYKDSQGRWFGEVLFPAVIAYNSSAISASQVPQDWSDLIKPQYKGKLIFSDVMSSGTLRTVFSAMIYQNGASTPQKGYAFLKSLDANTKEYAISPTDLYIKMARQEGVITVWDLPDVLVQKYQKNMPFNFVVPKSGSPTVVDCVGVIKGAKDQKAAETFMNFLYSPSEVAFLAKNEYELPTIQGTLQNMPSWYNGLNLHAMNLDWNVIDSNQQTWMNYWDQNIKGKGNS, encoded by the coding sequence ATGCGATGGAATGTCAATAAAAGTGCGGCTAAGGTATCGATGGCAGTGATTACAGGGACAATGCTGGTCACGGTGACTGCTTGTGGGTCAACAGGTTCCAATGGGAACCAAGGTTCATCCAATCAACAAAGCAACTCCGGCTCGTCCAACTCCTCAGGTCAGACATCCACGGCTCCCGAAAATCTGGTTATCTATACCGCAAGAAACTCGACAGTCATCAATGCTGTCATCCCTCAATTCGAAAAAGAGTATCCGAACATCAAGGTTCAGGCATTAAATCTACCCCCACAGCAGATCCTGCAACGCGTGCAAAATGAGAAGGCGAATCCGCAAGCGGATTTCTGGTGGGGAGGAACGCAAGCTCAGTTCCAAACTGCGGCTAATGAGGGTTTGTTGCAGTCTGAGTCTCCGTCCTTTGCAAGCCAAATTCCAGCCAACTACAAAGATTCACAAGGCAGATGGTTCGGTGAAGTTTTGTTCCCGGCGGTGATAGCTTATAACTCCAGCGCAATCAGTGCGTCTCAAGTCCCACAAGACTGGAGTGACCTCATTAAGCCCCAATACAAAGGAAAGTTAATATTTAGCGATGTCATGTCCTCAGGGACTTTACGAACGGTTTTCTCAGCCATGATATACCAAAACGGGGCAAGCACTCCGCAAAAGGGATACGCATTTTTGAAGAGCCTCGATGCGAATACAAAGGAGTACGCTATCAGCCCTACGGATCTTTATATCAAGATGGCACGGCAGGAAGGGGTTATTACGGTGTGGGACCTTCCTGATGTCTTAGTCCAGAAGTATCAAAAGAACATGCCTTTCAATTTTGTGGTGCCAAAAAGCGGATCGCCAACAGTTGTAGACTGCGTTGGGGTCATTAAGGGCGCAAAAGACCAAAAGGCTGCAGAAACATTTATGAACTTCCTCTACTCTCCAAGTGAGGTTGCCTTCCTGGCAAAGAACGAATACGAGTTGCCAACCATTCAAGGTACACTGCAAAACATGCCGTCCTGGTACAACGGATTGAACCTGCACGCGATGAACCTCGATTGGAATGTCATCGACTCCAATCAGCAAACGTGGATGAATTACTGGGATCAAAATATTAAAGGCAAGGGGAACAGTTGA